Within Raineyella sp. W15-4, the genomic segment TGACCGCGAGCTCCAGCCGGTCCGCACCGACCGCGACGATGTGGCCGGCGATCTTCCCGTCGTCCAGCGCCACTCGCTGTCCGACGGCGGTGTCCCGGAACACCTCCGGCAGGGTGCAGCCGATCGTCGGGGGTGTGGCGTCCGCGGCGGCGGGGGTGAGGTCGGTGACGAGCTTGAGGTGGTCGCCGAGGTGGATGCGCAGGCGCTGCTCGACCGGCGGGAGGGGTCCGACGGTGGTGCGGTCGTCGCCCACGGACAGCACGGTGCCGGGGACGACATAGCCGGTGTCGGCCAGCAGGCAGGTAACGGTGGCCGCGGCGACGACGCCGGACCCGGACGCCACGGACTCCACCAGCAGCTTCCGGGCCGACCCGCGGGCGTCGGTGAACCGGATCCGGTCCCCGGGCCGACGCCGGGCCAGCCAGCCCGCATCGGTCACCGGCAGGGCGCCGGCGGGCAGCCCGAGCCCGATCGCCTCGGGAGCGCCGACGGATGTGGCGGTGTCGGCCGCGGTCGCGCCGGATCCAGCGGACAGCGTCACGGTGGTGGCCTCGACGACCCGGCCGAGCGTGTCCCGGCGCGGACGGAAGCGGACGACCTGCGGGCCGGGGGCGATCGGGCCGGTGCGCAGCTTCGGCCCGGCCAGGTCCATCACCACCGGGAAATGCCGGCCGGTGCCCTCCTCGGCCGCACGGATGTGGGAGACCATCGCGGACCAGGCCGCGGGGCCCTCGTGGGCGGTGTTGATCCGGAAGACGGTGGCGCCCGCCGCCACGTACTCCGCGACGAGGCCAGGGTCCTCGGCGGCCTCGGGCGGCAGGGTGACCATGATCCTGGTCGTCCGCCCCGGGCTCGCCGGGCCGAACAAGGCCTCGGCGTTGGTGTCGAGCTGCTCCGGACCCTCGTCGAAGCCGACCAGGGGCTCCTCGTACGCGGGGGCCGGGCGGCCGGCGAGTGCGGCGCAGGCCCGGCAGGTGGCCTGCAGGGTGGCCTCGACATGGGCCTCGGCCCGGCCGAGGGAGGAGAGTCCGTGCCGGGCGAGGTCGGTCTGGAGTCCGCGGAGATCGGAGGACCTCAACGCGAGGTAGTCGAGCAGGTTGTCGGCGCTGGCGAGGTTGCGTGGATGGACGTGCTGCAGGGTCGAGGTCTCGGCCGCGCTGGTCGCGACCACCCGGCGGTGCAGGGTGGCGAGCCGGTCGGCGAGGGTCTCGATCGGGAGGGGTGGGGGCATGTCTCCATCGTACGAAGCCCGGCCGGTCAGCGGTGTCCGCCGCGGTGGTGGGATGCTCGTCCCATGCCTGTCCTCACGGCGCGCCTCGACGACGCGGACGCCACCCTGTCGACGGTCGGTGGCAACGGCCTCAATCCGGTGCTCGAGGTGCTCCGATGACCTGGATCGGGGTCAGCGGCCTGCGGCATCCCGACGACGTCACGCTGTGCGCGGGGCTCGGGGTGGATGCCCTCGGCTTCGTCGTGGGCTTCCCGCGCCAGGTGCCGTGGAACCTCACCCTCGACGAGGCCGAGGAGCTGGTCCTCGGGACCCCCGAGACGGTCCAGCGGGTGGCGGTCGTCGGTGAGGATCCCGACCGGATCCTGGAGATCACCCGCCGGTTGCAGCCCCAGGTCGTCCAGTTGCATGCGGACGAGCCGCTGGAGGTGACCCAGCGGCTGGTGGGTCTGCTGCACGCCCACGACGTCCGGGTGATGAAGACTCTGCGGCTGCGCCGCGCCGACGGTGCCCCGGTGGGACACCACGCTCTCGCTCACGCGGACGACCCGCTCGCGGCGGCCCGCGGGATGGTCGGCACCGGCATCGACCTGCTGATGGTCGACCTGGTCGGTCCGTCCGGTCTGTCCGGTCCGACCGACGCCGGATCCTCAGGGGCCCGTCCCGTCGCCCCCTCCTCGGACGGCCGTGCCACGGCGCTGGGCATGGCCCGGCGGATCCGCGAGGAGGCCGGGGTGCCGGTGGTGCTGGCCGGTGGCCTGCGCCCCGACACCGTCCGGGCCGCGCTCGACGCGGTTGATCCGTACGGCGTCGACGTGATCAGTGGGGTCGAGCGTGCCGGGCACCGCAAGGACCCGGCGAAGGTGGCCGCCTTCGTGGTCGCCGTGCGCGGCCAGGACGGGTGACGAGGGCCGTCCGACCGTGACAGCTGCCGCGGCTCAGCCCCTCGTCCGGCGGATCGTCGCCTCCGGGGACAGGTCCAGACGCCGGAGGGTCTGGGCGTTCAGTGCCACCACCACGGTGGACAGCGACATCAGGATCGCGCCGACCGACATCGGCAGGGTGAACCCGATCGGGGCCAGCACGCCGGCGGCCAGCGGCACGGCGATCAGGTTGTAGCCGGCGGCCCACCACAGGTTCTGGGTCATCTTCCGGTAGGTGGCCCGGGACAGGTCGATCACCGACAGGGTCGACCGCGGGTCGTCGCCGACCAGGATGACGTCGGCGGTGGCGATCGCCACGTCGGTGCCAGCGCCGATGGCGATGCCGACGTCGGCGCGGGCCAGGGCGGGGGCGTCGTTGACGCCGTCACCGACCATCGCGACCCGGCGCCCGGCGGCCTGGAGCGCCTCGATCCGGGCGGACTTGTCGCCCGGCCGCACCTGGGCCAGCACGTCGTCGATGCCCAGTTCGCGGGCGACGGTGCGCGCCACCGGCTCGGCGTCGCCGGTGATCATCGTGGTCCGGAAGCCCTGTGCGTGCAGGGCGGCGATCGCCTCCCGGGACTCGGGGCGGATCTCGTCGGCCAGCGCGAACGCGCCGATCACCCGACCGTCGCGGACGACGTGGATCACCGTCGACCCGGCCTGCTGCCAGCCGGCGCTCGCCGGCAGCGGGTCGAGGGCGCATGCCACCAGCAGCGCCGGGCCGCCCACCTGCACCCGGTGGCCGGCCACGGTGCCGTCCACGCCCATTGCCGGGGACGAGGCGAACCCCTCGACCTCGGTGATCAGCACGCCCCGGCCGAGCGCGGCCGCGACGATCGCCCGGGCCAGCGGATGCTCGCTCGGCGCCTCGACCGACGCCGCCAGGGAGAGCAGATCCGACGCGGTCACGTCGACCGCCGTCAGGTCCACCACGGCCGGCTCACCCCGGGTCAGCGTGCCGGTCTTGTCGAACACGACGGTGTTCACGGTCCGCATCGATTCCAACGCCGGGCGGCTCTTCACCAGCACGCCGCCCGCGGCCGCCCGTTCGGTCGCGATCGAGACCACCAGCGGGATCGCCAGCCCCAGGGCGTGCGGGCAGGCGATCACCAGCACGGTGATCGCGTGCGCCAGGGCGGCGTCACCCTGGCCGAGGAGCAGCCAGGTCACGGCGGTGAGCACCGCGACGCCGAGCGCGTACCAGAACAGCCAGCCGGCCACCCGGTCGGCCAGCAACTGGGCGGGCGAGGACGACTGCTGCGCCTCGGCGACCAGGCGCCGGATGCCGGCCAGCGAGGTCTCCTCGCCGACCGCGGACACCCGCATCCGGACCGCGGAGTCCAGCGTCACCGTGCCGGCGACCACCGGGTCGCCCTCACCGCGGCGTACGGCACGCGACTCGCCGGTGACCATCGACTCGTCCAGGTCGGCCACCCCCTCGACGACCACCCCGTCGGCGGGGACCCGTGCCCCGGGCCGGACCAGGACGAGATCGCCGACCGCCAGCTCGGCCACCGGCACCGTCCGTACGGCACCGTCCGGGGCGATCCGGTCGGCCTCGTCCGGCAACAGCGCGGCCAGGCTGTCCAGCGCCGAGGACGTCCGGGTCAGTGACGCCATCTCCAGCCAGTGGCCCAGCAGCATGATCACGATCAGCAGGGCGAGCTCCCACCAGAAGTCCATCCGCTGGGGGAGCAGGCCGACCATCGCCCCCCAGGAGGCCAGAAAGGCGACGGTGATGCCGAGCGCGATGAGCAGCATCATGCCGGGCGTGCGGGCGCGGATCTCGTCGACCGCGCCGGTGAGGAACGGCCGGCCGCCCCACACGTACATGACGGTGCCGAGGACCGGCGAGACCCACGGCAGCCAGGACCACCCGGGCAGCGGGTAGCCGAGCAGGTCGGCGAACATTGCGCTGGCGAGGGTGGTCGGCACCGCGAGGACCAGCATCGTCCAGAACAACCGTCGGTACATCAGCACGTGCTGCGCCATGTCGTGGCCGATCGCGCTGTGGTCGGAGGCCGCGTGGTCCATTGGTGCGTGGTTGTGGTCCATGCGCCCGTCCATGTCCATGCCCCCGACCATACCCCTGGGGGGTACCTGACGGGGAGGGTCAGCGGTCGGTGGTGGCCGCCGCCTCCAGGGCCGTCGCGGTGTCGGTGTCGGTCACCAGGTGGTTGAAGAAGCCGGCTCTGGCGGCGGCGATGATCGAGCCGATCTTGTTGCGGCCGACGGCGACGGCGATCGCATGGGGCACCTCCCGCAGCTCCTCCAGCCGCATCGCGATCAGCCGGTCGTTGGTCTCGAGATCCAGCGGTGTGCCGTGGACGTCGTACGGTCGGGCGTTGATGTCACCCACCGCGGACCGCAGCCAGTGCGGGTTCCCCTGGAACGTGCTGGGCATGATGGTCCGGGTCAACGGCGGTGCCCCGACACCGAGCAGCGCGGCCTTGGCGGTCTTCCACAGGCCCAGCACCTCCTGGATGTGCGGGTCGCCCAGCAGCGACCGGTAGAGCTCCGCGCTCGGCAGTGCCGGCGCGTAGAGCAGCACCGGCCGACCGTTCAGCTTCATCGCGAGCCGGCGGGCGATCTCGTTGGTCTGGTACGGCCCCTCGGATTCGAGCTGGCCGCCCACCGTGGGGGCGACCAGCACCCCCGGGGCCGGTGGCAGCGGGTGCCCGACCACCTCGTACACCGTCACCCCCGAGGAGACCAGCAGCCCGTCGCCCGGCACGAGTCCGGCATCGTCGATGGCCCGGCCGACGCCGGGGGCGAGGATCGCGCCGATGTCGCGGCGGCCCACCGTTGGGGTGACGTACACCTTCCGCAGGCCGAGGGCCGTCGCCAGCCGACCGGCGAGCTCGGCGTCCCTCTCGACCGTCGGTTCGCGCACCTCGATGGTGACGATGCCGGCCGCGCGCGCCTCGCTCAGCAGCCTGCTCACGGTCGGCCGGCTGACGCCGAGGGCGTCGGCGATCTCCGCCTGGGTTGCGTTGTCGACGTAGTAGGCCAGGGCCGCCTGGTAGAGGATCGCCGGATCGAAGCGCCCTCGTGACGACATCGATGACCGACCGCTCCGGGCGGAGTGGGCTTCCTCACTCATCCTGCATCCCCCTGCTACCGCGAACTCCGTTGTCGGAGCGCTGATGACTGGACTGTACACCACTGAACGAATGTTCAGCACCATAGTTGCACAAAAGTGCTGGACAAATGTCATCAGGGTTCCTAGGGTCGGTACCGACGTCGCAACGAGGCGCGTCTACCCCAGCGAGGGACGGAGTTCAAAGGTGAACAACACACTTCCCGAGACGATGACGGCAGTCATCAACCACGGGCCGCGCGACTACCGGTTGGAGCACATCCCGGTGCCGACCAGAGGGCCCGGGGAACTGCTGCTCAGAGTCGAGGCGGTGGGCATCTGCGCCAGCGACCTGAAGAACTGGGCCGGTGCAGCGAAGTTCTGGGGCGACGAGAACCGCCCCGCCTGGGCGGAGACCGAGGTCGTGCCCGGGCATGAAATCACCGGCCGGATCATCGGGATCGATGAGGAGGCCAGCAAGCACTGGGGCGTCGCTCTCGACGACCGTGTCGTGGTGGAACAGATCGTTCCCTGCTGGGACTGCCTGTACTGCGACCACGGCGACTATCACATGTGCGAGCCGCACAACATGTACGGCTTCAAGCGGTCCAATCCCGGCGGCATGGAAGAGTACATGACCATCAGCACCAACTCCCTGGTGCACAAGATCAGCAAGGACATCCCGCCGGCGCACGCGGCGTTCGCCGAGCCGCTGTCCTGCGCCCTGCACGCCGTCGAGCGCGCCCAGCTGCAGTTCAGCGACATCGTCGTGATCGCCGGCGCCGGTCCGATCGGTCTCGGCATGATCGCCGGCGCCGCCGCCAAGCATCCGGCCCAGATCATTTCCCTCGACATGGACCCGCGCAAGCTGGAGATCGCCGAGAAGACCGGCGCCACCATGACGATCAACATCGCGGAGCACGACCCGGTCGCGATCATCAAGGATCTCACCGGCGGCTACGGCGCGGACGTCTACCTGGAGGGCACCGGGCACCCGTCCGCCGTCCCGCAGGGCCTGAACCTGCTGCGCAAGCTGGGCCGCTACGTCGAGTACTCCGTCTTCAAGGAGAACGTGTCGGTCGACTGGTCGATCATCTCCGACGACAAGGAGCTGGACGTCCTCGGCGCGCACCTCGGACCGAACTGCTGGCCGACCGCGATCGAGCTGATCGAGACCGGCAAGCTCCCGCTCGACGAGATCTGCACCCACCAGCTCCCGCTGGCGGACTTCCAGAAGGGCCTGGACCTGGTCGCCTCCGGCACGGAGTCCATCAAGGTCAGCCTGATCCCCTGAATCACCCCCCGGTTCTGACAACGAAGTCGAGGACAACACCATGAATTCACCGTTCACCGAGCCGATGAGCCGCCGCCGCATCCTGCAGGGGCTCGGCCTCGCCGCCACCGCCCCGCTGCTGGCCGCCTGTGTCGGCCCCGGGCAGAAGTCGACCAACAACGGCTCCAACGCCGTCACCGGGTCGTTCGACTGGCAGAAGGTCAAGGGCACCACGATCAAGATCCTGCAGACCCCGCACGTCTACCAGCAGACCTACCAGCCGCTGTTCAAGGAGTTCACCGACCTGACCGGCATCCAGGTCGTCGCCGACCTGGTCCCGGAGGCCGACTACTACACCAAGCTGAACACCGAGCTGGCCGGCGGCAGCGCCACCCACGACGCCTTCATGATGGGCGCCTACTGGGTCTGGCAGTACGGCCCGCCCGGCTGGCTGGAGGACCTGGACCCGTGGATCAACAACACCGCGGCCACCGGCTCCGAGTTCGACTACGAGGACTTCTTCGACGGCCTGCGGACCTCGATGAAGTGGGACTTCAAGCTCGGTGACGCGGCCGGCACCGGCGGCACGTACGCCCTGCCGTGGGGCTTCGAGCTCAACAACATCGCCTACAACAAGACGGTCTTCGACAAGAAGGGGATCAAGCCCGCCGAGACCTTCGACAACCTGATCCAGCTGGCCATCGACCTCACCGACCGCAAGAACGACCAGTACGGCATCGCCTTCCGCGGCTCCAAGTCGTGGGCCACGATCCACCCCGGCTTCATGACCCAGCTGTCCCGCGAGGGCGGCAAGGACTACGAGCTCAAGGACGGCAAGCTGACCGCGGCGATGAACTCCCCGGTGGCCGTCGACTTCACCAAGAAGTGGGCGGACCTGGCCAAGCAGGCCGGCCCGACCTCGTGGACCACGTACGAGTACCCGAACTGCACCGGTGACCTCGGTGACGGCAAGGCGATGATGGTCTACGACGCGGACTCGGCGACGTACCCGAAGAACGTCAAGGGTGCCTCGAAGATCGCCGGCCAGATCGCCTGGCACCAGGGCCCGGCCGGCCCCGACGGGAGCCTGGCGACCAACCTGTGGACCTGGTGCTGGGGGATGAACTCCAAGTCGAAGAACAAGCTGGCGGCCTGGCTCTTCATGCAGTGGGCGGCCGGCAAGGATGCGATGAACAAGGCGGTGCAGTCGGGCGCCTTCGCCGACCCGGTGCGCCAGTCCGTCTTCAACGGGACCTTCAAGCAGACCCTGGGCGGCTTCCCGGGCTACCTCGAGGCCTTCGAGGCACAGGTGCCGCAGGCGAAGGTGCTCTTCACCCCGCAGACCCGTTTCCTCGAGACCACCGAGGACTGGGCCGTGGCGCTGCAGAGCATCTACGGCGGCTCCGACGCCAAGTCGACCCTCGATGCCCTGGTCACTTCCAACACGAACAAGGTGAACAGCTGACCCCGGCCGTCAGCCGTTCCCCGCATCGGAAGGTCCTTCCTTGCACATGAGCACTCGCCAACACGGGGCGATGCGCAGTGCGGACGACACGGTCGGCGGCCGCCAGGCCCCGACCGTGTCGCCTGCCAGACGCAAGTGGCGCCCCTACATCCTCTCCATTCCTGCCACCGTCATCCTGATCGGCATCCTGTACCCGTTCGTCCAGGGCGTCGGCTACACCTTCCTCAACTACCGGGCGACCGAGGGCGATGTGCACTTCATCGGTCTCGGGAACTACCTCCAGGTCTTCACCGATCCGCTGTTCTGGGGCTCGGTCCGGATCACCCTCACCTTCGCGATCGTCGCGACGGCCCTCGAGACCGTCCTCGGCGTCATCATCGCGCTGCTGCTCAACCGCTCCAGCCTGATCGGGAAGATCTTCGAGAAGGTCCTCATCCTGCCGCTGATGATCGCCCCGGTGATCGCCGGCGTGATCTGGAAGCTGATGTTCAACCCGCAGTTCGGCATCCTGAACCACATCTTCAACCTGGGGTCGACGTTCGACTTCCTCAGCGAGGGCCGCGCACTGTGGTCGATCATCATGGTCGACGCCTGGATCTACACGCCGTTCGTCGCGATCCTCGTCCTCGCCGGCGTACGGTCCCTGCCGAAGGAGCCGTTCGAGGCCTCCGCGGTCGACGGAGCCGGCTGGTTCTACATGTTCCGCCGGCTGATGCTGCCGATGATGTGGCCCTACATCCTGGTCGCCGTCATCTTCCGGTTCATGGACTGCCTGAAGGTTTTCGACATCGTCTACGTGCTGACCCAGGGTGGCCCCGGCCACGCGACCAGCACGCTGCAGGTGAACGCGTACATCAACTCGATCATCAACTTCAACTACTCGGGCGGCGCCACGTACATGTTCATCCTCTGGATCATCGTGTACCTCACCGCGCAGCAGCTGGTGAAGCTGCTGGGCCGGGCCCAGGCCCGCGCCGCCGGATCGGAGGCGTGAGATGGCTCGCAAGGAGATGATGCCGGGACAGAAGCGGTTCACCGCCCCGGCGATCCTCGGCGACGTCGCCATCCTGGCGTGGTTCGTCTTCAGCCTGTTCCCGATCGTCTGGATGGTGATGCTCGCGCTGAAGACACCGGCCGAGCAGACCACCACCTACTTCCGGTTCTCCCCGACCCTGGAGAACTTCGTCACGGTCCTCACGGCGCGTGGCACGGCGCTCACCAGTGTCGACTTCAAGGCCGCCCTGGTCTCCAGCACGATCAACTGCCTCGGCGCCGTCGTGGTGTCCCTGGTGGTCGGCATCCCGGCCGCGTACGCCGCTGGTCGGTGGAAGTTCCGCGGGTCGGACAGCCTGATGTTCAACCTGCTGAGCTTCCGCTTCGCGCCTGAGCTGATGGTCATCGTCCCGCTGTTCGTCATCTACAACGGTCTGGGCCTGTTCGACACCACCTTCGGGATGATCTGGGTGCTGCAACTGGTCACCATGCCCCTGGTGGTGTGGATCCTCCGGTCGTACTTCGAGGACCTCCCCGAGGACCTGGAACAGGCCGCGCTGCTCGACGGCTACTCGCGCAAGCGGGCGTTCACCATGGTCGCG encodes:
- a CDS encoding sugar ABC transporter permease — translated: MSTRQHGAMRSADDTVGGRQAPTVSPARRKWRPYILSIPATVILIGILYPFVQGVGYTFLNYRATEGDVHFIGLGNYLQVFTDPLFWGSVRITLTFAIVATALETVLGVIIALLLNRSSLIGKIFEKVLILPLMIAPVIAGVIWKLMFNPQFGILNHIFNLGSTFDFLSEGRALWSIIMVDAWIYTPFVAILVLAGVRSLPKEPFEASAVDGAGWFYMFRRLMLPMMWPYILVAVIFRFMDCLKVFDIVYVLTQGGPGHATSTLQVNAYINSIINFNYSGGATYMFILWIIVYLTAQQLVKLLGRAQARAAGSEA
- a CDS encoding phosphoribosylanthranilate isomerase yields the protein MTWIGVSGLRHPDDVTLCAGLGVDALGFVVGFPRQVPWNLTLDEAEELVLGTPETVQRVAVVGEDPDRILEITRRLQPQVVQLHADEPLEVTQRLVGLLHAHDVRVMKTLRLRRADGAPVGHHALAHADDPLAAARGMVGTGIDLLMVDLVGPSGLSGPTDAGSSGARPVAPSSDGRATALGMARRIREEAGVPVVLAGGLRPDTVRAALDAVDPYGVDVISGVERAGHRKDPAKVAAFVVAVRGQDG
- a CDS encoding extracellular solute-binding protein, with amino-acid sequence MNSPFTEPMSRRRILQGLGLAATAPLLAACVGPGQKSTNNGSNAVTGSFDWQKVKGTTIKILQTPHVYQQTYQPLFKEFTDLTGIQVVADLVPEADYYTKLNTELAGGSATHDAFMMGAYWVWQYGPPGWLEDLDPWINNTAATGSEFDYEDFFDGLRTSMKWDFKLGDAAGTGGTYALPWGFELNNIAYNKTVFDKKGIKPAETFDNLIQLAIDLTDRKNDQYGIAFRGSKSWATIHPGFMTQLSREGGKDYELKDGKLTAAMNSPVAVDFTKKWADLAKQAGPTSWTTYEYPNCTGDLGDGKAMMVYDADSATYPKNVKGASKIAGQIAWHQGPAGPDGSLATNLWTWCWGMNSKSKNKLAAWLFMQWAAGKDAMNKAVQSGAFADPVRQSVFNGTFKQTLGGFPGYLEAFEAQVPQAKVLFTPQTRFLETTEDWAVALQSIYGGSDAKSTLDALVTSNTNKVNS
- a CDS encoding carbohydrate ABC transporter permease, with the translated sequence MARKEMMPGQKRFTAPAILGDVAILAWFVFSLFPIVWMVMLALKTPAEQTTTYFRFSPTLENFVTVLTARGTALTSVDFKAALVSSTINCLGAVVVSLVVGIPAAYAAGRWKFRGSDSLMFNLLSFRFAPELMVIVPLFVIYNGLGLFDTTFGMIWVLQLVTMPLVVWILRSYFEDLPEDLEQAALLDGYSRKRAFTMVALPLVRPGIAASALLAFIFAWNNYMFPLILTNSGSVTVAITKFLGGGGQAYYNLTAAAGVVGALPPLILALTIQRYLVQGLSFGAVKG
- a CDS encoding copper-translocating P-type ATPase yields the protein MDHNHAPMDHAASDHSAIGHDMAQHVLMYRRLFWTMLVLAVPTTLASAMFADLLGYPLPGWSWLPWVSPVLGTVMYVWGGRPFLTGAVDEIRARTPGMMLLIALGITVAFLASWGAMVGLLPQRMDFWWELALLIVIMLLGHWLEMASLTRTSSALDSLAALLPDEADRIAPDGAVRTVPVAELAVGDLVLVRPGARVPADGVVVEGVADLDESMVTGESRAVRRGEGDPVVAGTVTLDSAVRMRVSAVGEETSLAGIRRLVAEAQQSSSPAQLLADRVAGWLFWYALGVAVLTAVTWLLLGQGDAALAHAITVLVIACPHALGLAIPLVVSIATERAAAGGVLVKSRPALESMRTVNTVVFDKTGTLTRGEPAVVDLTAVDVTASDLLSLAASVEAPSEHPLARAIVAAALGRGVLITEVEGFASSPAMGVDGTVAGHRVQVGGPALLVACALDPLPASAGWQQAGSTVIHVVRDGRVIGAFALADEIRPESREAIAALHAQGFRTTMITGDAEPVARTVARELGIDDVLAQVRPGDKSARIEALQAAGRRVAMVGDGVNDAPALARADVGIAIGAGTDVAIATADVILVGDDPRSTLSVIDLSRATYRKMTQNLWWAAGYNLIAVPLAAGVLAPIGFTLPMSVGAILMSLSTVVVALNAQTLRRLDLSPEATIRRTRG
- a CDS encoding pyruvate kinase; protein product: MPPPLPIETLADRLATLHRRVVATSAAETSTLQHVHPRNLASADNLLDYLALRSSDLRGLQTDLARHGLSSLGRAEAHVEATLQATCRACAALAGRPAPAYEEPLVGFDEGPEQLDTNAEALFGPASPGRTTRIMVTLPPEAAEDPGLVAEYVAAGATVFRINTAHEGPAAWSAMVSHIRAAEEGTGRHFPVVMDLAGPKLRTGPIAPGPQVVRFRPRRDTLGRVVEATTVTLSAGSGATAADTATSVGAPEAIGLGLPAGALPVTDAGWLARRRPGDRIRFTDARGSARKLLVESVASGSGVVAAATVTCLLADTGYVVPGTVLSVGDDRTTVGPLPPVEQRLRIHLGDHLKLVTDLTPAAADATPPTIGCTLPEVFRDTAVGQRVALDDGKIAGHIVAVGADRLELAVTDVAPNGAWLGAEKGINLPDTDLDLPALTAADREALPFVVRHADVVDLSFARTAEDIDHLRAELDRLGAPDFPIIVKLETMSAFRHLPDILLAAMASPHVGAMIARGDLAVEAGYVRMGEIQEEIMWICEAAHVPVVWATQVLDDLAKHGRPARAEVTDAATSGRAECVMLNKGPFIPVAIRFLDQLLTRMEGHQDKKASLLRRLRLSGRGSEL
- a CDS encoding sugar-binding transcriptional regulator, which encodes MSSRGRFDPAILYQAALAYYVDNATQAEIADALGVSRPTVSRLLSEARAAGIVTIEVREPTVERDAELAGRLATALGLRKVYVTPTVGRRDIGAILAPGVGRAIDDAGLVPGDGLLVSSGVTVYEVVGHPLPPAPGVLVAPTVGGQLESEGPYQTNEIARRLAMKLNGRPVLLYAPALPSAELYRSLLGDPHIQEVLGLWKTAKAALLGVGAPPLTRTIMPSTFQGNPHWLRSAVGDINARPYDVHGTPLDLETNDRLIAMRLEELREVPHAIAVAVGRNKIGSIIAAARAGFFNHLVTDTDTATALEAAATTDR
- a CDS encoding zinc-binding dehydrogenase, which encodes MNNTLPETMTAVINHGPRDYRLEHIPVPTRGPGELLLRVEAVGICASDLKNWAGAAKFWGDENRPAWAETEVVPGHEITGRIIGIDEEASKHWGVALDDRVVVEQIVPCWDCLYCDHGDYHMCEPHNMYGFKRSNPGGMEEYMTISTNSLVHKISKDIPPAHAAFAEPLSCALHAVERAQLQFSDIVVIAGAGPIGLGMIAGAAAKHPAQIISLDMDPRKLEIAEKTGATMTINIAEHDPVAIIKDLTGGYGADVYLEGTGHPSAVPQGLNLLRKLGRYVEYSVFKENVSVDWSIISDDKELDVLGAHLGPNCWPTAIELIETGKLPLDEICTHQLPLADFQKGLDLVASGTESIKVSLIP